A window of the Butyricimonas faecalis genome harbors these coding sequences:
- the rplB gene encoding 50S ribosomal protein L2 encodes MAVRKLNPVTPGQRHKVAITFDQLTTDRPEKSLLGPKSKTGGRNNTGKMTMRYIGGGHKQRYRIIDFKRDKDNIPARVATIEYDPNRTARIALLVYADGEKRYIVAPDGLQVGQTVMSGAGVAPEVGNALFLSEIPLGTIIHNIELRPQQGAVMARSAGSYAQLVAREGKYASIKLPSGEVRMVLLTCRATVGTVSNSDHALERSGKAGRTRWLGRRPRVRGVVMNPVDHPMGGGEGRASGGHPRSRKGLLAKGYKTRAPKKHSSKYIIERRKK; translated from the coding sequence ATGGCTGTAAGAAAATTAAACCCTGTAACTCCTGGTCAGAGACATAAGGTAGCGATTACCTTTGATCAGTTGACTACAGATAGACCTGAGAAATCATTGTTAGGACCAAAGAGTAAGACTGGTGGACGTAATAACACCGGTAAAATGACAATGAGATATATAGGTGGTGGTCATAAACAAAGATACAGAATAATAGATTTCAAACGCGACAAGGATAATATTCCTGCTCGTGTTGCAACAATCGAGTATGATCCTAATCGTACGGCGAGAATTGCTCTATTAGTGTATGCAGACGGAGAAAAACGTTACATCGTGGCACCGGATGGTTTGCAAGTTGGTCAAACCGTGATGAGTGGTGCTGGTGTTGCTCCGGAAGTTGGAAATGCATTGTTCTTATCTGAAATCCCATTAGGTACAATCATTCATAACATCGAGTTAAGACCGCAACAAGGAGCCGTGATGGCTCGTAGCGCCGGTTCTTACGCTCAGTTAGTAGCAAGAGAAGGAAAATACGCTTCAATCAAGTTACCTTCTGGTGAAGTTCGTATGGTGCTGTTGACCTGTCGTGCAACTGTTGGTACGGTATCAAATTCCGACCACGCGCTGGAACGTTCAGGTAAAGCAGGTCGTACTCGCTGGTTAGGCCGCAGACCTCGCGTGAGAGGTGTTGTAATGAACCCGGTTGATCACCCGATGGGTGGTGGTGAAGGCCGCGCTTCAGGAGGACATCCTCGTTCAAGAAAAGGCTTGTTGGCTAAGGGTTACAAGACTAGAGCTCCTAAGAAACACTCTAGCAAGTATATCATAGAAAGAAGGAAAAAATAA
- the rpsN gene encoding 30S ribosomal protein S14 has product MAKESMKAREVKRAKLVEKYAAKRAKLKEEGDYIGLSLLPKNSSRVRLHNRCKLTGRPRGYMRQFGISRIQFREMASAGLIPGVKKASW; this is encoded by the coding sequence ATGGCAAAAGAATCAATGAAGGCCCGTGAGGTAAAGCGTGCAAAATTGGTAGAAAAGTACGCCGCAAAACGAGCTAAATTAAAAGAGGAAGGAGACTATATTGGATTAAGCCTTCTGCCTAAGAATTCAAGTCGCGTTCGTTTGCATAACAGATGCAAATTGACGGGAAGACCGAGAGGGTACATGAGACAATTTGGTATAAGCAGAATTCAATTCCGCGAAATGGCATCTGCCGGACTTATACCTGGAGTTAAAAAGGCTAGTTGGTAA
- the rplV gene encoding 50S ribosomal protein L22: MGARKRLRANQNKEAKKEKAFAILRDCPTSPQKMRLVADLIRGVDVQKALDMLKFCPKEAARRVEKLLLSAIANWEQKNEGKRVDEASLFVQEIFVDGAGMLKRLRPAPQGRAHRIRKRSNHVTIVLGSKTAVENITKE, from the coding sequence ATGGGTGCAAGAAAAAGATTAAGAGCAAATCAGAATAAAGAAGCCAAAAAAGAGAAGGCTTTTGCAATTCTTCGCGATTGTCCTACATCTCCTCAAAAAATGAGATTGGTGGCAGACTTGATCCGCGGAGTAGATGTACAGAAAGCTTTGGATATGCTTAAATTTTGTCCTAAAGAAGCTGCTCGTAGAGTTGAAAAGTTGTTGCTTTCAGCAATTGCTAACTGGGAACAAAAGAACGAGGGCAAACGTGTTGACGAAGCGTCCTTGTTCGTGCAGGAAATTTTCGTTGACGGTGCAGGTATGTTGAAAAGACTTAGACCGGCTCCGCAAGGAAGAGCACACCGGATTCGTAAACGTTCAAATCACGTGACAATTGTGTTGGGAAGCAAGACAGCTGTTGAAAACATTACAAAAGAATAG
- the rplE gene encoding 50S ribosomal protein L5, translated as MKYVPNYKTKYNEEIVPTLMKEFGYKSVMQAPRLEKIVINQGVGSSIQDKKILEFSMNEIAAITGQKPVACKSTKDVSNFKLRKGMPIGVRVTLRKDRMYEFLERLIVSALPRIRDFKGINNKLDGRGNYTLGIEEQIIFPEIVLDSVHKIMGMNVTFVTSANTDEEAFALLREFGLPFKKN; from the coding sequence ATGAAATACGTACCAAATTACAAAACAAAGTATAACGAAGAAATTGTACCGACTTTGATGAAGGAGTTCGGATACAAGTCAGTTATGCAGGCACCCAGATTGGAGAAGATAGTAATCAATCAGGGCGTGGGATCATCCATCCAGGATAAGAAGATCCTTGAGTTTTCAATGAACGAGATTGCAGCCATCACTGGTCAGAAGCCCGTTGCTTGTAAATCTACCAAGGACGTTTCTAATTTTAAATTACGTAAAGGGATGCCGATTGGTGTTAGAGTAACCTTGCGTAAAGATCGTATGTATGAATTTTTAGAAAGACTTATTGTTTCCGCGCTTCCGCGTATCCGCGATTTCAAAGGGATCAACAATAAGCTTGATGGAAGAGGAAATTACACATTAGGAATAGAAGAGCAGATCATTTTCCCGGAAATCGTGTTGGACAGTGTTCACAAGATCATGGGTATGAATGTAACGTTTGTAACTTCGGCTAATACCGACGAAGAGGCTTTTGCTCTTCTAAGAGAATTTGGATTACCATTTAAAAAGAACTAA
- the rpsS gene encoding 30S ribosomal protein S19, which translates to MSRSLKKGPFIDFKLERKVLVMNESNKKSVVKTWARHSMISPDFVGHTIAVHNGNKFIPVFVTENMVGHKLGEFAPTRTFRGHADKKKK; encoded by the coding sequence ATGAGTCGTTCGTTAAAAAAAGGCCCTTTTATTGATTTCAAGTTAGAGAGAAAAGTATTGGTAATGAATGAGTCCAATAAGAAATCGGTTGTTAAAACCTGGGCTCGCCATTCCATGATCTCTCCGGACTTCGTAGGGCACACTATCGCTGTACACAACGGTAATAAATTTATCCCGGTATTCGTGACTGAAAATATGGTAGGTCATAAATTGGGGGAATTCGCGCCGACACGTACATTTAGAGGCCATGCTGATAAAAAGAAAAAGTAA
- the rplP gene encoding 50S ribosomal protein L16 → MLQPKRTKYRRSQKGRMRGNAQRGHELAFGSFGIKALENMWIEQRQIEAARVAVTRYMQRQGQIWIRIFPDKPITKKPAEVRMGKGKGSPEGFVAPVTPGRILFEADGVPYAIAKEALRLAAQKLPIATKFVVRRDYTE, encoded by the coding sequence ATGTTACAGCCAAAAAGGACTAAATACAGAAGATCGCAGAAAGGGAGAATGAGAGGGAATGCCCAGAGAGGACATGAACTTGCATTTGGATCTTTCGGGATCAAGGCGTTGGAGAACATGTGGATCGAACAACGCCAGATTGAAGCAGCCCGTGTTGCAGTAACTCGTTACATGCAAAGACAGGGTCAGATATGGATTCGTATATTTCCAGATAAACCTATTACTAAGAAACCCGCTGAGGTTCGTATGGGTAAGGGTAAGGGATCTCCAGAAGGATTCGTTGCTCCTGTTACTCCGGGTCGTATTCTTTTCGAAGCAGATGGAGTACCGTATGCAATCGCTAAAGAGGCTTTGCGCCTGGCAGCACAAAAGCTACCCATCGCTACTAAGTTCGTGGTTAGACGTGATTACACTGAGTAG
- the rpsE gene encoding 30S ribosomal protein S5 yields the protein MEQKINSADLELKDRLVAINRVTKVTKGGRTFSFSAIVVVGDENGIVGYGLGKANEVTTAIAKGVEAAKKNLIKVPVLKGTLPHEQEAKYSGATVFMRPASSGTGLVAGGAMRAVLESAGVKDVLAKSKGSSNPHNLVKATFAALKLLRDPRTIAQQRGISLDKVFNG from the coding sequence ATGGAACAGAAGATTAATAGTGCAGACTTGGAATTGAAAGACAGATTGGTGGCTATCAACCGTGTAACGAAAGTTACCAAGGGAGGTAGAACCTTCAGTTTCTCTGCTATCGTGGTTGTAGGCGACGAAAACGGTATCGTGGGTTACGGGTTAGGTAAAGCTAACGAGGTAACTACCGCTATTGCAAAAGGCGTTGAAGCTGCGAAGAAAAACTTGATTAAAGTACCTGTATTGAAAGGAACTCTTCCTCACGAGCAAGAAGCTAAATATAGTGGTGCAACTGTGTTTATGCGTCCCGCTTCTTCCGGTACCGGGCTGGTAGCCGGAGGTGCTATGCGTGCCGTGTTGGAAAGTGCAGGAGTGAAAGATGTGTTGGCAAAATCTAAAGGATCATCTAACCCTCACAACTTGGTAAAAGCTACTTTCGCTGCTTTGAAGTTATTGAGAGATCCTCGTACAATTGCTCAACAAAGAGGAATTAGTCTTGACAAAGTGTTTAACGGATAA
- the rpsC gene encoding 30S ribosomal protein S3, whose product MGQKVNPISNRLGIIRGWDSNWFGGKNYGDKLVEDYKIRKYLNARLAKAGIAKIVIERTLKLITITINTARPGIIIGKGGQEVDKLKEELKKITDKEVQINIFEIKRPELDAVIVGNNIARQLEGRVAYRRAIKMAIASTMRMGAEGIKILISGRLNGAEMARAEIYKEGRIPLHTFRADIDYAQAEALTTYGQLGIKVWICKGEVYGKRELVPNALVGAQKENNNRPNNAGKKGGFKKRKK is encoded by the coding sequence ATGGGACAGAAAGTTAATCCAATAAGCAATAGATTAGGAATCATCAGAGGATGGGATTCTAACTGGTTTGGCGGTAAAAACTATGGCGATAAATTGGTGGAAGATTACAAGATCAGAAAGTATCTGAACGCCCGTCTCGCTAAAGCAGGTATCGCTAAGATTGTTATCGAGAGAACCCTGAAGCTAATCACGATCACGATCAATACCGCTCGTCCGGGTATCATCATTGGTAAAGGCGGACAAGAGGTTGATAAGTTGAAAGAGGAGCTGAAGAAGATCACCGATAAGGAAGTTCAAATTAATATCTTCGAGATCAAACGTCCCGAGTTGGATGCCGTGATCGTGGGTAATAATATAGCTCGTCAGCTGGAAGGTCGTGTGGCTTACCGTAGAGCAATCAAGATGGCTATCGCTTCTACCATGAGAATGGGAGCAGAAGGTATCAAGATCTTGATTTCCGGTCGTTTGAACGGTGCTGAAATGGCAAGAGCCGAAATCTACAAAGAAGGTAGAATTCCATTGCACACGTTCCGTGCTGATATTGATTACGCTCAGGCCGAGGCATTGACGACTTATGGCCAGCTGGGTATCAAAGTTTGGATCTGCAAGGGTGAAGTTTACGGAAAACGTGAGCTGGTTCCGAATGCATTGGTTGGCGCTCAGAAAGAGAACAACAACCGTCCGAACAATGCCGGCAAAAAAGGCGGTTTCAAAAAGAGAAAAAAGTAG
- the rplF gene encoding 50S ribosomal protein L6, translating to MSRIGKLPIDIPQGVTVTVNPDNTVVVKGPKGELSQDVHGDMIVKVEGAHVIVERPSEDKAHKAMHGLYRALIHNMVVGVSEGYTIKQELVGVGYRANAEGQVLELGLGYSHGIFMVLPNEVKVSVLNEKRANPIITLESCDKQLIGQVAAKIRSFRKPEPYKGKGIKFVGEVLRRKAGKSAKV from the coding sequence ATGTCACGAATAGGAAAATTACCAATAGATATACCACAAGGGGTTACAGTTACTGTAAATCCTGATAACACGGTCGTAGTTAAAGGTCCGAAGGGCGAACTTTCTCAGGACGTACACGGAGATATGATCGTGAAAGTGGAAGGAGCTCACGTTATTGTAGAGCGTCCGTCAGAAGATAAAGCTCATAAAGCCATGCACGGTTTGTATCGTGCCTTGATTCATAACATGGTTGTAGGTGTTTCTGAAGGTTACACGATCAAACAAGAGTTAGTCGGAGTAGGTTACAGAGCAAATGCTGAAGGTCAAGTTCTTGAATTGGGATTAGGTTATTCACACGGAATTTTCATGGTGTTACCGAATGAAGTGAAAGTAAGTGTGCTTAATGAGAAACGTGCTAACCCGATTATCACGCTGGAAAGTTGCGATAAGCAATTGATCGGTCAGGTAGCGGCTAAGATTCGTTCATTCCGTAAACCGGAACCGTATAAAGGTAAAGGTATTAAATTTGTGGGTGAAGTTCTTCGTCGTAAAGCTGGTAAATCAGCTAAAGTTTAA
- the rpmC gene encoding 50S ribosomal protein L29, translated as MKTSEIKDLTTDEIREKIETEKAALTKMKMNHAVSPLENPMLIRTTRRNIARLMTELRKRELNK; from the coding sequence ATGAAAACATCAGAAATTAAGGATTTAACCACCGATGAGATAAGAGAAAAGATCGAGACAGAAAAAGCTGCCTTGACCAAGATGAAGATGAACCATGCTGTTTCTCCTCTTGAGAATCCGATGTTAATCCGGACGACAAGAAGAAACATCGCTAGATTGATGACGGAGTTACGCAAACGTGAATTAAATAAGTAG
- the infA gene encoding translation initiation factor IF-1, which yields MAKQPSIEQDGVITEALSNAMFRVELENGHIITAHISGKMRMHYIKILPGDRVRVDMSPYDLTKGRITFRYKN from the coding sequence ATGGCGAAGCAGCCTTCGATAGAGCAAGATGGAGTAATAACGGAAGCATTGTCAAATGCTATGTTTCGTGTTGAACTGGAAAACGGGCATATTATTACAGCCCACATTTCGGGAAAGATGCGAATGCACTATATAAAGATACTTCCGGGAGATAGAGTGAGAGTGGATATGTCCCCTTACGATCTCACGAAAGGTAGGATAACATTTAGATATAAAAATTAA
- the secY gene encoding preprotein translocase subunit SecY — protein MKLFDTLKNIWKIEELKTRILTTLGLILVYRLGTEIVLPGIDPHGLQALKDQTSSGVLGLLDMFSGGAFSNASVFALGIMPYISASIVVQLLGIAVPYFQRLQKEGESGRRKINQITRYLTLVILVLQGSAYLTNLKAQVPAEAFVSTGFWQFQLPSIVIMAAGSMFVLWLGERITDKGIGNGVSIIIMIGIIARLPFAFIAELTSRVSQQGGGLVAFLIELIILFLVFCGSILLVQGTRKVPVQYAKRIVGNKQYGGVRQYIPLKINAAGVMPIIFAQAIMLLPVSLINYANSESLSGFAAAFSNFTGFWYNFTFFIMIVAFTYFYTAITVNPMQMSEDMKKNGGFIPGVKPGRKTMEFLDTIMSRITLPGSIFLGIVAILPAFAQISGVNHQFAQFYGGTSLLILVGVVLDTLQQIESHLLMRHYDGLMKSGRIKGKNPGGPAAY, from the coding sequence ATGAAGTTATTTGATACATTAAAGAACATTTGGAAAATAGAAGAGCTCAAGACTAGGATTCTAACTACGCTTGGGCTTATTCTCGTTTACAGGTTGGGAACAGAGATCGTACTGCCGGGTATCGACCCTCATGGTTTGCAGGCTCTGAAAGATCAGACATCCAGCGGAGTATTAGGCTTGTTGGATATGTTCTCAGGAGGTGCTTTCTCGAACGCGTCGGTATTTGCGTTAGGTATTATGCCCTACATCTCCGCATCCATCGTTGTGCAGTTATTGGGAATTGCGGTTCCTTATTTTCAGCGCTTACAGAAGGAAGGTGAGAGCGGTAGACGTAAGATTAACCAGATTACGCGGTACCTCACATTAGTTATCCTGGTATTACAAGGTTCGGCGTATCTTACAAACTTGAAAGCTCAGGTACCGGCAGAGGCTTTTGTATCTACTGGTTTTTGGCAATTCCAGCTCCCTTCTATCGTGATCATGGCTGCAGGTTCAATGTTTGTCTTGTGGTTGGGAGAGAGAATTACCGATAAGGGAATCGGTAACGGTGTGTCTATCATCATCATGATTGGTATCATCGCTCGTTTGCCGTTCGCTTTCATTGCAGAGTTAACTTCCAGAGTTTCTCAACAAGGAGGAGGTTTGGTAGCATTTTTGATCGAGTTGATTATATTATTCTTGGTATTCTGCGGATCAATCTTGCTTGTACAAGGAACCCGTAAGGTGCCCGTACAGTATGCCAAGAGAATTGTGGGTAACAAACAATACGGAGGTGTTCGTCAATACATTCCATTGAAGATCAATGCAGCCGGGGTTATGCCTATCATCTTCGCTCAGGCTATCATGTTATTACCTGTTTCTTTGATAAACTATGCAAATTCGGAGTCATTATCCGGTTTTGCTGCAGCGTTTTCAAATTTCACGGGATTCTGGTATAATTTCACGTTCTTTATCATGATTGTCGCGTTTACTTACTTCTACACGGCAATTACGGTGAATCCGATGCAAATGTCTGAGGATATGAAGAAGAATGGTGGATTTATTCCAGGAGTAAAACCGGGAAGGAAAACGATGGAGTTCCTCGATACTATTATGTCTAGAATCACACTTCCTGGATCTATATTCTTGGGAATTGTAGCAATTCTTCCGGCTTTCGCCCAAATATCGGGTGTTAACCACCAGTTTGCTCAGTTCTATGGAGGTACGTCTTTGTTGATTTTGGTTGGTGTAGTGTTAGATACATTGCAACAAATCGAATCTCACTTGTTGATGCGTCATTATGACGGGTTGATGAAATCGGGACGTATTAAAGGTAAAAATCCTGGAGGACCTGCTGCATATTAA
- the map gene encoding type I methionyl aminopeptidase produces the protein MIFLKTQEEIELLRESNQLVGKTLGEVSKHIRPGISTLELDKIAEDFIRSNGGIPGFLGYGGFPNTLCISVNDEVVHGIPSSRRLEEGDVVSVDCGVVKNGFYGDSAYTFAVGEISDEVKKLLQVTKDSLYKGIEQAVAGMRIGDIGYAVQSYAEANGFSVVRELVGHGVGKNLHEEPQVPNYGRRGLGCKLKIGMVIAIEPMINMGARNVFQMADGWTIKTRDHLPAAHFEHTLAIRKGEADILSTFEYIEDRKL, from the coding sequence ATGATTTTTTTAAAGACACAGGAGGAGATTGAGCTATTGCGGGAAAGCAACCAATTAGTAGGAAAGACTCTGGGTGAGGTGTCTAAACACATTCGCCCAGGTATTTCAACTTTAGAGTTGGATAAGATCGCTGAGGATTTTATTCGTTCGAATGGAGGCATTCCCGGATTTCTCGGGTATGGAGGGTTCCCGAATACGCTTTGTATTTCAGTGAATGACGAAGTGGTTCATGGAATTCCGTCCTCTCGTCGTTTAGAGGAAGGTGATGTCGTATCCGTTGATTGCGGGGTTGTGAAGAATGGTTTTTATGGGGATAGCGCCTATACTTTTGCTGTCGGGGAGATTAGTGATGAAGTGAAAAAGCTTTTGCAAGTAACAAAAGATAGCTTGTATAAAGGGATAGAACAGGCTGTTGCGGGAATGCGAATAGGAGATATTGGTTATGCTGTACAGTCGTATGCCGAGGCGAACGGATTTTCTGTTGTCAGAGAGCTAGTCGGACATGGTGTGGGAAAGAACTTGCACGAAGAGCCTCAGGTACCGAATTACGGACGGAGAGGACTAGGGTGCAAGTTGAAGATCGGAATGGTGATTGCTATTGAACCTATGATTAACATGGGAGCCCGTAACGTTTTCCAAATGGCAGACGGATGGACGATAAAGACAAGAGATCATTTGCCCGCAGCACATTTCGAGCATACGTTGGCTATCAGAAAAGGAGAAGCTGATATTTTGTCAACATTTGAATATATAGAAGACAGGAAATTGTAA
- the rpmD gene encoding 50S ribosomal protein L30: MAKIKITLVRSRIGSDKRQIATLNALGLGKVNSSVEHETSPQIMGMVAKVQHLVRVEEVK, encoded by the coding sequence ATGGCAAAGATTAAAATTACATTGGTAAGAAGTAGAATTGGTAGTGATAAACGTCAAATTGCTACTTTGAACGCACTGGGCCTCGGGAAAGTGAACAGCAGTGTTGAACACGAGACTTCACCTCAAATCATGGGAATGGTTGCTAAAGTGCAACATCTCGTGCGTGTGGAGGAAGTAAAGTAA
- the rpsM gene encoding 30S ribosomal protein S13, whose protein sequence is MARIVGVDLPSNKRGEIALTYIFGIGRSSARTILEKAGIDFDTKVKDWNDDQLAAVRNVINGGYKVEGELRTSVQMNIKRLMDIGCYRGIRHRIGLPVRGQSTKNNARTRKGKKKTVANKKKATK, encoded by the coding sequence ATGGCAAGAATCGTTGGTGTAGATTTGCCCTCAAACAAGAGAGGGGAGATAGCTCTGACCTATATCTTCGGTATAGGTAGAAGTAGTGCCAGGACCATATTAGAAAAGGCCGGCATCGATTTTGACACTAAGGTGAAGGATTGGAATGACGATCAACTAGCTGCTGTACGTAATGTCATCAATGGTGGGTACAAAGTAGAAGGAGAGTTGAGAACTTCTGTCCAAATGAACATTAAGCGACTGATGGATATTGGTTGCTACAGAGGAATCAGACATCGTATTGGTCTTCCGGTAAGAGGCCAAAGTACGAAGAACAATGCCCGTACGAGAAAGGGTAAAAAGAAAACTGTTGCTAATAAGAAGAAAGCAACTAAATAA
- the rpsQ gene encoding 30S ribosomal protein S17, translated as MERNLRKERTGLVVSNKMDKSITVAVHFKEKHPIYGKFVNKTKKFTAHDEKNECNIGDTVRIMETRPLSKTKRWRLVEIIERAK; from the coding sequence ATGGAAAGAAATCTTAGAAAAGAGCGTACCGGTCTTGTGGTAAGCAACAAGATGGACAAATCTATCACGGTTGCCGTTCATTTTAAGGAGAAGCACCCGATTTACGGGAAGTTCGTCAACAAGACCAAGAAGTTCACTGCTCACGATGAGAAAAATGAATGTAACATCGGGGATACAGTGAGAATTATGGAGACCCGTCCTTTGAGTAAAACCAAGAGATGGAGATTAGTTGAAATCATTGAAAGAGCTAAGTAA
- the rplR gene encoding 50S ribosomal protein L18 → MALTKVERRIRIKRRIRKVIFGTAERPRLSVFRSNTQISAQLIDDNARKTLVSASSLCKEIAEKKCNKTEQAQLLGAMLAEKAKAAGITAVVFDRNGYLYHGRVKALADAARNGGLNF, encoded by the coding sequence ATGGCTTTAACTAAGGTAGAAAGAAGAATAAGAATAAAGAGAAGAATACGTAAAGTAATCTTCGGAACAGCTGAGAGACCCCGTTTGTCCGTATTCCGTTCAAACACGCAAATCTCTGCTCAGTTGATTGATGATAACGCCAGAAAAACTCTGGTATCAGCATCTTCTTTATGCAAAGAGATTGCTGAAAAGAAATGTAACAAGACAGAACAGGCTCAATTATTGGGCGCCATGCTTGCTGAAAAGGCAAAAGCAGCCGGGATTACCGCTGTTGTGTTTGACAGAAACGGGTATTTATATCACGGAAGAGTGAAAGCATTAGCAGATGCAGCTCGTAACGGTGGTCTTAATTTTTAA
- the rplN gene encoding 50S ribosomal protein L14 produces the protein MIQQESRLTVADNSGAREVLCIRVLGGTKKRYARVGDKIVVAVKNAIPNGEVKKGSVSKAVVVRVSKEYRRPDGSYIRFDDNACVLLNNAGEMRGTRIFGPVAREVREGYTKIVSLAPEVL, from the coding sequence ATGATACAACAAGAAAGTAGATTGACCGTAGCCGACAACAGCGGCGCTAGAGAAGTGCTTTGTATCCGTGTTCTTGGTGGTACCAAGAAAAGATATGCACGCGTAGGCGATAAAATTGTTGTTGCCGTGAAGAACGCCATCCCGAACGGTGAAGTAAAAAAAGGTTCAGTTAGTAAGGCTGTGGTAGTTCGTGTAAGTAAAGAGTACAGACGTCCGGACGGATCTTATATCCGCTTTGATGACAATGCTTGCGTGTTATTGAATAACGCAGGTGAAATGAGAGGAACTCGTATCTTCGGACCTGTTGCCAGAGAAGTTCGTGAGGGTTATACCAAGATTGTGTCATTAGCCCCCGAGGTACTTTAA
- the rplX gene encoding 50S ribosomal protein L24, with protein sequence MSKKFHIKKGDLVQVNAGEDRGKQGKVLEMIPDKQRAIVEGINLVSKHTKPNAAHPQGGIIKKEAPIHISNLNVVDPVTGKPTKVGRRRNAEGKLVRYAKKSGQELK encoded by the coding sequence ATGAGCAAGAAGTTTCATATAAAGAAAGGTGACTTAGTTCAAGTAAATGCAGGAGAAGATAGAGGGAAGCAGGGGAAAGTACTTGAAATGATTCCGGACAAGCAAAGAGCGATTGTTGAGGGTATCAACCTGGTAAGCAAACATACCAAACCCAATGCAGCTCACCCGCAAGGAGGAATTATCAAGAAAGAAGCTCCGATTCACATTTCTAACTTGAACGTGGTTGATCCGGTTACAGGAAAACCGACGAAGGTTGGACGTAGACGGAATGCCGAAGGAAAATTAGTGAGATACGCTAAGAAATCCGGACAGGAATTGAAATAG
- the ykgO gene encoding type B 50S ribosomal protein L36, whose translation MKVRASVKKRSADCKIVRRKGVLYVICKKNPKFKQRQG comes from the coding sequence ATGAAGGTAAGAGCATCTGTTAAGAAGCGTAGTGCTGATTGCAAGATTGTAAGAAGAAAAGGCGTTTTGTACGTCATTTGCAAAAAGAACCCGAAGTTTAAACAACGTCAGGGTTGA
- the rplO gene encoding 50S ribosomal protein L15: MDLSSLKPAARSTHREKRIGRGQGSGKGGTSTRGHKGAKSRSGYKSKIGFEGGQMPLQRRVPKFGFKNINRVEYKAINVGMLQDLAERDNLTVIDRDVLVQAGLMSKNDLLKVLGDGALTAKLEVKANAFSAKAVAAIEAVGGTVVKL, translated from the coding sequence ATGGATTTAAGTAGCTTAAAACCGGCTGCCAGATCAACTCACAGAGAAAAGAGAATTGGTCGTGGTCAAGGTTCCGGAAAAGGAGGTACTTCTACAAGAGGGCATAAAGGAGCCAAATCAAGATCAGGTTATAAATCTAAGATTGGTTTTGAAGGAGGACAGATGCCTTTGCAGAGACGTGTACCGAAATTTGGCTTTAAAAATATAAACAGAGTAGAATATAAAGCTATCAATGTAGGGATGCTTCAGGATCTGGCAGAAAGAGATAATCTTACCGTGATCGATAGAGATGTATTAGTTCAAGCCGGGTTAATGTCTAAGAACGATCTTCTTAAGGTATTAGGTGACGGAGCGTTAACTGCTAAGCTTGAGGTGAAAGCTAATGCTTTTTCCGCTAAAGCGGTAGCCGCTATCGAGGCTGTTGGCGGAACAGTAGTTAAATTGTAA
- the rpsH gene encoding 30S ribosomal protein S8: MTDPIADFLTRIRNAVKAGHKVVDIPGSKMKREMTKILKEKGYILNYKFEQDGVRSNIKIALKYHPETKAPAIRTLTRVSKPGLRRYTNVEDMPRVLNGLGIAILSTSLGVMSDKEARQKNVGGEVLCYVY, translated from the coding sequence ATGACAGATCCAATAGCAGATTTCCTGACTCGTATTAGGAACGCAGTAAAAGCAGGTCATAAAGTTGTGGATATCCCCGGGTCAAAAATGAAACGGGAAATGACCAAAATTTTGAAAGAAAAAGGATATATCCTGAATTATAAATTCGAGCAAGATGGTGTTAGAAGCAACATTAAAATTGCTTTGAAATATCATCCTGAAACGAAGGCTCCCGCCATTAGGACATTGACACGTGTTTCAAAACCGGGTCTGAGACGTTACACGAATGTAGAGGACATGCCTCGCGTGTTGAACGGATTAGGTATCGCGATTTTGTCAACGTCATTAGGCGTAATGTCTGATAAAGAAGCTCGCCAAAAGAATGTTGGTGGAGAAGTATTGTGTTATGTTTATTAA